Proteins encoded within one genomic window of Ammonifex degensii KC4:
- a CDS encoding chloride channel protein, producing MEDGHRPTPRGGKAAFFSPAGCGGGGITGLLTVGYYHLVHLLQGLCASHGGHPSVHNLYFLLAPLGGGLIIGILNLAFTSEARSSYGIPGVIEAVTLRGGKIKPQVALVRSLNAAICIAVGGAAGKQGSLAQLGLETGYTLGRWLRLPESKVRLLIMCGVAGMIGANYNSPLGSALLIFEVILGEFKIDYFGPIIISSTLATLVYRSLVGNAPKFFAPPYTMRSPDELLWFIVLGIFCGLLGLLYVGVVLQSEAFFRRVKQRVPRNLYLLIPLLGGLGIGTINYLVPLAHGRGTQGINLVLTDVDVAGSLGPKIGLPHIDLTPLGHSLPSVMLFLLLLKLISVFLTMGAWSTGGGFRAGLFTGAMFGASVGYLFEHLAPGTTAPPGTYALLGIGGVFAGFSQAPLTALVITSEMTKDFHLIVPLAITCVVSAYTSKALTHKTLYMARLIQMGYDVFTARRSDILRDITVKDAMVTNIYALEGNLPVREAYQKALSSDFRWFPVLDSKGHLLGMVSLAGLEVAARTKQARLPLEKITPPPVAFLTPSDTLQDAVKKMGSAGMKRLPVVHEEDPSQLVGWLTHHDVFQAYYRELARELEQAGASASPEAANGAAKKQVSGIIKGG from the coding sequence ATGGAGGACGGTCATCGGCCAACTCCGAGGGGAGGAAAAGCAGCCTTCTTCTCTCCTGCTGGCTGCGGTGGTGGGGGGATAACCGGTCTTTTAACCGTAGGGTACTACCATCTGGTTCATCTACTTCAGGGGTTGTGCGCCAGTCATGGGGGACATCCTTCGGTGCACAACCTTTATTTTCTTCTGGCTCCCCTGGGGGGAGGCCTGATCATAGGGATTCTCAATCTGGCCTTTACCAGTGAGGCGCGCAGCAGTTACGGTATACCGGGCGTGATCGAGGCTGTTACCTTGCGGGGCGGTAAAATCAAGCCCCAGGTGGCGCTGGTTCGCTCTCTCAACGCGGCCATCTGTATCGCTGTGGGGGGAGCGGCCGGCAAGCAAGGTTCGCTGGCCCAGCTCGGTCTGGAGACAGGTTATACTCTGGGAAGGTGGCTCAGGCTTCCCGAATCCAAAGTGCGCCTTTTGATCATGTGCGGCGTGGCCGGCATGATAGGGGCCAACTATAACTCCCCCTTAGGTAGCGCCCTTCTAATCTTCGAAGTCATTCTGGGGGAGTTCAAGATCGATTATTTCGGCCCTATAATCATCTCTTCCACCTTGGCTACTCTGGTCTACCGCAGTTTGGTAGGAAATGCTCCCAAATTTTTCGCTCCTCCCTACACCATGAGGAGCCCGGATGAGCTTCTCTGGTTCATCGTTTTGGGAATATTCTGCGGGCTTTTGGGACTTTTATACGTTGGGGTGGTGTTGCAGTCGGAAGCCTTCTTCCGCCGCGTAAAGCAGCGGGTTCCCCGCAACCTTTACCTGCTAATCCCTCTCCTGGGCGGCCTGGGCATAGGTACGATTAACTATCTGGTTCCCCTGGCTCACGGTCGCGGGACGCAAGGGATCAACCTGGTCCTCACCGATGTGGATGTGGCCGGTTCCCTGGGTCCGAAAATTGGCTTGCCCCATATAGACCTAACTCCCTTGGGCCACTCCCTTCCCTCCGTGATGCTCTTTCTGCTCCTGCTGAAGCTGATAAGCGTCTTCCTCACCATGGGAGCCTGGTCGACGGGCGGTGGCTTCCGGGCCGGCCTCTTTACCGGTGCCATGTTCGGAGCCAGTGTTGGCTACCTTTTCGAACATCTGGCACCGGGAACAACCGCTCCCCCCGGGACCTACGCTCTTTTAGGAATAGGAGGAGTTTTTGCTGGTTTTTCTCAGGCCCCTCTCACTGCCCTGGTTATAACCTCCGAGATGACCAAGGACTTTCATCTGATCGTTCCGCTGGCCATAACCTGTGTGGTGAGTGCCTATACTTCTAAAGCGCTCACGCACAAGACTCTCTACATGGCGCGCCTTATCCAGATGGGCTACGATGTTTTCACGGCCCGCCGCTCGGACATCCTTAGGGACATTACCGTGAAGGATGCCATGGTGACCAACATTTACGCTTTGGAAGGGAACCTCCCGGTGCGGGAAGCCTACCAGAAAGCTCTGAGCTCCGACTTCAGGTGGTTCCCGGTGCTTGACTCCAAGGGGCACCTGCTGGGAATGGTTTCTCTGGCCGGGCTGGAAGTGGCGGCCCGTACGAAGCAGGCCCGGCTTCCCTTGGAGAAGATCACGCCGCCGCCGGTAGCCTTCTTGACTCCTTCCGACACCCTCCAGGACGCGGTGAAGAAGATGGGCTCCGCGGGCATGAAGCGGTTGCCCGTGGTGCATGAGGAGGATCCCTCCCAGCTGGTGGGCTGGCTTACACACCACGACGTATTTCAGGCCTACTACCGCGAGCTGGCCAGGGAGCTGGAGCAGGCTGGAGCCTCGGCGTCCCCGGAGGCGGCCAATGGGGCCGCGAAGAAGCAAGTAAGCGGTATAATAAAAGGCGGTTGA
- the gltX gene encoding glutamate--tRNA ligase: protein MSVRVRFAPSPTGSLHIGGARTALFNYLFARSRGGKFVLRLEDTDFERHQEEAEANILENLRWLGLEWDEGPDCGGPYGPYRQSERLELYRQEARRLLEAGLAYPCYCTPEELAAERERMRREGKVPRYSGRCRNLTPEERAELEAKGIKPALRLRVPAEGQIVVNDLLRGEVVFDCSALDDFIIMKSSGVPTYNFACVVDDAHMKISHVIRAEEHLSNTPKQLLVYQALGYEPPAFAHVPMILAPDRSKLSKRHGATGVEEFRANGFVPEALLNYLALLGWSPGDEQEIFSKEELIARFSLEAVSKHAAVYDIQKLTWFNSQYLNLLPLERLYELALPFFREAGLGEEVEKAERDYVLRVLAAVRSRARTLVELVDMSSYFFRDDFAYDPKGVDKFFRRPGVAELLREGREILARLPSFDEASVEAAYRRLIEEKGIKGGDLIHPTRLALTGRTVGPGLFEIMALLGKERCLARLERAARWIEQNAGSA, encoded by the coding sequence TTGAGCGTGCGCGTGCGTTTTGCTCCCAGCCCTACGGGGAGCCTGCACATCGGGGGTGCCAGAACCGCCCTTTTCAATTACCTCTTCGCCCGCTCGCGGGGCGGGAAGTTTGTCTTGCGGCTGGAAGACACCGACTTTGAGCGCCACCAGGAAGAGGCGGAGGCCAACATCCTGGAAAACCTTCGCTGGCTGGGCCTGGAGTGGGACGAAGGCCCGGACTGTGGCGGTCCCTACGGCCCTTACCGGCAGTCGGAGCGGCTGGAGCTTTACCGGCAGGAGGCCAGGCGGCTCTTGGAAGCGGGCTTAGCCTATCCCTGCTACTGCACGCCGGAGGAGCTGGCGGCGGAGCGGGAGAGGATGCGGAGGGAGGGGAAGGTGCCCCGCTACAGCGGCCGCTGCCGGAACCTTACCCCGGAAGAGAGGGCAGAGCTGGAGGCCAAAGGGATAAAGCCGGCCCTGCGCCTGAGAGTACCGGCGGAAGGGCAGATAGTGGTGAATGACCTCCTCCGGGGAGAAGTGGTCTTCGACTGTTCTGCCCTGGATGACTTCATTATCATGAAGTCGTCGGGCGTGCCCACCTACAACTTTGCCTGCGTGGTGGACGACGCTCACATGAAGATCTCCCACGTCATCCGGGCGGAAGAGCACCTGTCCAACACTCCCAAGCAGCTGCTGGTGTACCAGGCCCTGGGCTATGAGCCGCCTGCTTTTGCCCACGTGCCCATGATCCTGGCTCCGGACCGCTCCAAGCTCTCTAAGCGGCACGGAGCCACCGGGGTGGAGGAGTTCCGGGCCAACGGTTTCGTTCCCGAAGCCCTGCTCAACTATCTAGCCCTTCTAGGCTGGTCGCCGGGAGACGAGCAGGAAATCTTCTCGAAAGAAGAATTAATTGCCCGGTTTTCTCTGGAAGCAGTCTCCAAGCACGCGGCAGTTTACGATATCCAGAAGCTCACCTGGTTTAACAGCCAGTACTTGAACCTTCTGCCTCTAGAGCGCCTTTACGAACTCGCCCTTCCCTTTTTCCGAGAGGCAGGACTGGGGGAGGAAGTGGAAAAGGCAGAGCGGGACTATGTTTTGCGGGTGTTGGCGGCGGTGCGCTCGCGAGCCCGCACCCTGGTGGAACTGGTGGACATGAGCTCTTACTTCTTCCGCGACGACTTCGCTTACGATCCTAAAGGAGTGGACAAGTTCTTCCGGCGTCCCGGCGTGGCCGAGCTCTTGAGGGAGGGGAGGGAGATCCTGGCCCGGCTTCCCTCCTTTGATGAAGCGAGCGTCGAAGCCGCCTACCGCCGGCTGATAGAAGAGAAGGGGATCAAAGGGGGGGATTTGATCCACCCCACGCGGCTGGCCCTGACTGGCAGGACGGTAGGACCAGGGCTTTTCGAGATCATGGCCCTCCTGGGGAAGGAAAGGTGTCTGGCGCGGCTGGAAAGGGCGGCGCGGTGGATAGAGCAAAACGCGGGAAGTGCCTAA
- a CDS encoding sulfite exporter TauE/SafE family protein yields the protein MHIFLPIANMDLPFLAVLGLGGVVGFLSGLFGVGGGFLLTPVLLMVGVPPAVATASDTNQIVAASVSGTVAHARNGNVDFKLGSIILVGGLLGGTIGTDLVRHLRTLGHFDFVVKIAYVVMLLGVGIFMFQESLRALRRKEQAPETPHPPKWVQALPWRLYFPVSGIECSALALLLLGFLIGMLAAIMGVGGGFIMLPVMIYLLGIPTLKAVGTSIFTVVFTAINVTLAQATVNGTVDVVLAVLLLLGSSIGAQLGAKVSRRLAGEQLRIAFSIIVLAVMAKMLYQLVATPPVLFAFGGGH from the coding sequence GTGCACATTTTCCTGCCCATTGCCAACATGGATTTGCCCTTCCTGGCCGTGCTGGGTTTAGGTGGGGTGGTGGGTTTCCTCTCCGGGCTCTTCGGTGTAGGAGGGGGCTTCCTCCTCACCCCGGTACTGCTGATGGTGGGGGTGCCACCGGCTGTGGCTACGGCCAGCGACACCAACCAGATCGTGGCGGCTTCGGTTTCGGGAACGGTAGCCCACGCCCGCAACGGCAACGTGGATTTCAAGCTGGGCTCGATCATCCTGGTAGGTGGGCTCCTGGGCGGGACCATCGGCACCGACCTGGTGCGGCACCTGCGGACGCTCGGTCACTTTGACTTCGTGGTGAAGATAGCCTACGTGGTCATGCTCCTGGGCGTGGGGATCTTCATGTTCCAGGAGAGCCTGCGGGCGCTCAGGCGCAAGGAGCAGGCGCCGGAAACCCCTCATCCTCCCAAGTGGGTGCAGGCCTTGCCCTGGCGCCTTTACTTCCCGGTGTCGGGGATCGAGTGCTCGGCGCTGGCGCTTTTGCTCCTGGGCTTCCTCATAGGCATGCTGGCAGCGATTATGGGGGTGGGGGGCGGCTTCATCATGCTGCCGGTCATGATCTACCTCTTGGGCATCCCCACCCTCAAAGCGGTAGGGACGAGCATATTCACCGTGGTCTTCACCGCCATCAACGTCACCCTGGCCCAGGCCACGGTTAACGGTACGGTGGACGTGGTGCTGGCCGTTTTGCTGCTGCTGGGTTCCTCCATAGGGGCGCAGCTGGGAGCTAAGGTCAGCCGCCGCCTGGCAGGCGAGCAGCTGCGGATAGCCTTCTCGATTATCGTGCTGGCCGTCATGGCCAAGATGCTTTACCAGTTGGTAGCCACACCTCCGGTACTCTTCGCCTTTGGAGGTGGGCATTGA
- a CDS encoding TIGR02186 family protein: MRRGLRLFSWLFLFLLGFALPAFALEVSPDKVGIGLNFAGDKVTVTGTLPAGCDVYVEVLSPPVKVPVNRLGHVGPFWLNKQKVEIKGVPKLYQVYTSCPLSQLPPALREELEGYQKAFRKAEVYDTTGEGKRLLDRQAALPFLQFLAQEYQSKGLYAIREGAVKVTDGHFQVTVDVPPGTPQGDIQVTAHFVKNGQVVGREATSFRVESRGLVRWLRVLAGTDGPVYGGLAVMLAIIAGLGVGMGFGLLDRLLSFGISRRTSRA; encoded by the coding sequence ATGCGAAGGGGATTAAGACTCTTTTCCTGGCTATTCCTTTTCCTGCTGGGCTTTGCCCTACCGGCGTTTGCCCTGGAGGTTAGCCCCGATAAGGTGGGGATCGGGCTTAACTTCGCGGGCGATAAGGTGACCGTTACCGGTACTCTGCCGGCGGGCTGCGACGTTTATGTGGAGGTCCTTTCTCCCCCGGTAAAGGTCCCGGTCAATCGGCTGGGACACGTTGGCCCCTTCTGGCTTAACAAGCAGAAGGTAGAGATCAAGGGAGTACCCAAGCTTTACCAGGTCTACACTTCCTGTCCTCTGAGCCAACTCCCACCTGCGCTCCGGGAGGAACTAGAGGGTTACCAAAAAGCTTTTCGAAAAGCAGAAGTCTACGACACCACGGGGGAGGGAAAGCGCCTCCTCGACCGTCAGGCAGCCCTACCCTTCCTGCAGTTTCTGGCCCAGGAGTACCAGAGCAAGGGACTTTACGCCATCCGCGAAGGGGCAGTGAAAGTTACCGACGGCCACTTCCAGGTGACGGTGGACGTGCCGCCGGGAACCCCGCAGGGAGATATCCAGGTAACGGCCCACTTCGTCAAGAACGGGCAGGTGGTGGGCCGGGAGGCCACTTCCTTCCGGGTGGAAAGTCGGGGACTGGTGCGGTGGCTGCGCGTGCTGGCTGGGACCGATGGGCCGGTCTACGGCGGTCTGGCAGTCATGCTGGCCATCATAGCGGGGCTGGGAGTGGGGATGGGATTTGGCTTGCTCGACCGCCTTCTGAGCTTCGGCATATCCCGGCGCACTTCGCGGGCTTGA